The proteins below come from a single Desulfovibrio litoralis DSM 11393 genomic window:
- a CDS encoding tripartite tricarboxylate transporter permease, translated as MTEWMSDISIGIIHALNVWVFLAALIGVIIGTLIGVLPGLGPPVAISLAIPLTFGFDPLIGMSVMLGIYKGGTYGGSISAILINTPGTPAASATVLDGYPLAQQGKAGKALDIALYASVFGDAFSILLLCVIAQPIAAVASKFGPIELFSLLLFAMTVIAGLAGKSMVKGLIGAGFGLALSLIGLDPVEGLPRFTYGIDSLEAGLNAIPIIVGLFAIAEQMQQVAERARVNECMEEEPKSLDPGDDHATWKDVKSVLPIFFSGSLIGASIGALPGTGAAAAAFMNYGLAKKRSKNPELFGKGSLEGVAAAESANNAVCGGALVPMLTLGIPGDVVTAILMGALMLHGINTGPSVFVEHRAFVFTLFGMLLVSVFMLLFVGKIACNACRRLACLPNYYIFPVVLLLCVAGSYALSFSMFDVWVMLAFGVLGFFLNYMGIPLPPFIIAFILAPKMEQSLRQGLIISGGDLSVLITHPLSAFFLILTVFTIIKIVLGARKKTSTI; from the coding sequence ATGACAGAATGGATGTCTGATATTTCTATAGGTATAATACATGCTTTAAATGTGTGGGTTTTTTTAGCTGCACTCATAGGCGTAATAATTGGTACTCTTATTGGAGTTTTACCAGGTCTTGGTCCTCCTGTTGCTATTTCGCTCGCTATTCCTTTAACATTTGGATTTGATCCGCTTATTGGTATGAGTGTTATGCTTGGAATATATAAAGGTGGCACATACGGCGGATCAATTTCGGCAATTCTTATTAATACTCCTGGAACTCCAGCTGCTTCGGCTACTGTTTTAGATGGGTACCCCTTAGCACAGCAAGGAAAAGCAGGAAAAGCTTTAGATATCGCTTTGTATGCTTCTGTTTTTGGTGATGCATTTTCTATTCTTCTTTTATGTGTTATCGCCCAACCTATTGCAGCCGTAGCCTCAAAATTTGGACCGATTGAGTTATTTAGTTTACTTTTGTTCGCAATGACAGTCATTGCTGGTTTAGCTGGTAAATCTATGGTTAAAGGACTAATCGGTGCAGGCTTTGGCTTAGCATTGAGCTTGATAGGTCTTGACCCCGTGGAAGGTTTGCCCCGTTTTACTTATGGAATAGATTCGTTAGAGGCTGGCTTAAACGCTATTCCTATAATTGTTGGTTTATTTGCTATTGCGGAACAAATGCAACAGGTTGCCGAACGGGCTCGTGTGAATGAATGTATGGAAGAAGAACCAAAAAGTCTTGACCCTGGTGATGACCATGCAACATGGAAAGACGTAAAGTCTGTTTTACCAATATTTTTTAGCGGTTCATTGATTGGTGCAAGCATTGGAGCTTTACCTGGTACAGGTGCTGCTGCTGCCGCATTTATGAATTATGGTTTAGCTAAAAAACGCTCTAAGAATCCTGAATTGTTTGGTAAAGGCTCGCTAGAAGGTGTTGCTGCTGCAGAATCAGCCAATAATGCTGTATGTGGTGGAGCATTAGTGCCAATGCTTACTCTTGGTATTCCAGGTGATGTTGTAACAGCCATTCTAATGGGTGCTCTGATGTTACATGGAATTAACACTGGACCTTCTGTCTTCGTAGAACACCGAGCATTTGTTTTTACTTTATTTGGAATGCTACTTGTTTCGGTCTTTATGTTGTTATTTGTAGGAAAAATAGCCTGTAATGCCTGTCGGCGTCTGGCGTGTTTACCTAATTATTATATTTTTCCAGTAGTTTTACTCTTATGTGTTGCTGGTTCTTATGCTTTATCATTCAGCATGTTTGATGTTTGGGTAATGTTAGCATTTGGAGTATTAGGTTTTTTCTTAAACTATATGGGAATACCTTTACCACCATTTATTATTGCATTTATTTTAGCCCCAAAAATGGAACAATCACTAAGACAAGGCTTAATTATTTCTGGAGGAGATCTTTCAGTCTTAATTACCCATCCACTTTCAGCATTTTTTCTTATCCTAACCGTTTTTACAATTATTAAGATTGTACTCGGTGCAAGGAAGAAAACTAGTACAATATAA
- a CDS encoding sulfatase: MKKKPEIKNAIVLMFDTLQFNYVGAYGNSWIQTPWMDRLAKEGTLFENFYVEGLPTIPCRRAMQTGRYTLPVSGWVPLNMEDTTIADLCWGRPIDTALIFDCPQYRLPKFGYTRSFDQVMFTHGHEADDAYFENDDLNLYDWKDYVEDHTLDAYCEKYGTKVMENAVRDEINNYLRQRQYYGDEESRYVFKTISNAIEYLEKADRGKQFFMWIDSFDPHEPWDPPSVWDPKTPCMYDPDYKGKDMFLPCAELVDGLYTEEELHHIRMLYAEMVTVCDRQLGRLMKAIHKLGYDENTMLWMVSDHGQPLGNGEHGHGLMRKCRPWPYEELAHAPSIIRVPGAKAGQRISSFIQSVDVAPTVCAWLGIGIHPDMQGKNLLPLIFGEVDKVRDFAIAGYFDYSWSIITEDWSYIHWLQPDEDGKVMRLKFYRGNIDGSHLEATGGKGKMMAHLQDALEEATGINLAEERHKKNATTDGAAQWTCTPAATSEVPTKDELYNRKTDPFQLKNVADQNPKIALELLQKLKGFMAELRSS, from the coding sequence ATGAAGAAAAAACCAGAAATTAAAAATGCTATCGTTCTTATGTTCGATACATTGCAATTTAACTATGTTGGAGCATACGGAAACAGCTGGATCCAAACTCCTTGGATGGATCGCTTGGCAAAAGAAGGAACTTTGTTTGAAAACTTTTATGTTGAAGGTTTACCAACAATTCCTTGTCGTCGTGCAATGCAAACAGGTAGATATACATTACCTGTTTCAGGTTGGGTTCCATTAAATATGGAAGATACTACCATAGCCGATCTTTGTTGGGGTAGACCAATTGATACAGCTCTTATCTTTGACTGCCCACAATATCGCTTGCCAAAATTTGGTTATACCAGAAGCTTTGACCAAGTAATGTTTACTCATGGGCACGAAGCAGATGATGCATATTTTGAGAACGATGACCTTAACCTTTATGATTGGAAAGATTATGTTGAAGATCATACTTTAGATGCATATTGTGAGAAATATGGTACTAAAGTTATGGAAAACGCAGTTAGAGATGAAATCAACAACTACCTACGTCAACGCCAATATTATGGTGACGAAGAAAGCAGATATGTTTTCAAAACAATATCTAATGCTATTGAATATTTAGAAAAAGCAGATCGTGGTAAGCAGTTTTTCATGTGGATAGACTCATTTGATCCACATGAGCCATGGGATCCACCATCAGTTTGGGATCCTAAAACACCATGCATGTATGACCCTGACTACAAAGGTAAGGATATGTTCTTGCCTTGTGCTGAATTAGTTGACGGTTTGTATACAGAAGAAGAACTTCACCATATTCGTATGCTTTATGCTGAAATGGTTACCGTTTGCGACAGACAATTAGGTCGCCTGATGAAAGCAATCCATAAACTAGGTTACGATGAGAACACCATGCTTTGGATGGTATCAGACCATGGTCAACCTCTAGGTAACGGCGAACACGGACACGGCTTAATGCGTAAATGTCGTCCATGGCCTTATGAAGAACTTGCACACGCCCCTTCTATTATCAGAGTACCAGGAGCAAAAGCTGGACAAAGAATTTCTTCATTTATCCAAAGTGTTGACGTTGCTCCAACCGTTTGTGCTTGGCTTGGAATTGGTATTCACCCAGATATGCAAGGTAAAAACTTATTACCTTTGATTTTTGGTGAAGTAGATAAAGTGCGTGATTTTGCTATTGCCGGCTACTTTGATTATTCATGGTCAATCATTACTGAAGATTGGTCATATATTCACTGGTTACAGCCAGATGAAGATGGTAAAGTTATGCGTTTAAAATTCTATCGTGGTAATATTGATGGTAGTCACTTAGAAGCGACTGGTGGCAAGGGTAAAATGATGGCTCACCTTCAAGATGCTTTAGAAGAGGCGACGGGTATTAACCTTGCTGAAGAGCGTCATAAAAAGAATGCTACTACAGATGGAGCAGCTCAATGGACTTGTACCCCAGCTGCAACTTCAGAAGTTCCAACAAAAGATGAGTTATATAACCGTAAAACCGATCCTTTCCAATTAAAGAATGTCGCTGATCAAAATCCAAAAATTGCCTTAGAATTATTGCAAAAGCTAAAAGGCTTTATGGCTGAATTACGCTCAAGCTAA